In the genome of Mucilaginibacter sp. 14171R-50, the window CTGGTTGAGCAGCTTCAGCGTCGCGTACAGCGTGGTGGTCTTGCCGGACCCGGTCGGACCGCTGATGAGCAGCAGGCCGTTCGGCCGTTTGACACCCTGGAGGTAATTGTCCAGGTCGCGGCCGGAAAAGCCGAGCCGGTCCAGGCTGATATCGGCCGCATCGTTGTTCAGCAAGCGCAAAACGACTTTTTCGCCGTGAAGGGTGGGCAGGACCGAGACCCTGATGTCAAATTTGGCTTCCGGACTTTCGAAGCTCATCCGTCCGTCCTGCGGCAGGCGCTTTTCGGCGATGTCCAGGTTGGCTTCCACTTTGATGATATTGACAAGCGAAGGGTAATCTGCCTGGGCGACGAGGTGGCGCTCGACGAGCAGCCCGTCGATACGCATGCGCACCCGGCACTTGTTCTCATAGGTTTCGATATGGATATCACTGCTCCTGAGCCTGCGTGCTTCCGCGATCAGCTTACGGAGAAAATTATCCGACTTTGCGCCTGTTTCGCCGGGCTGCCCGTTGCCTGCACGCTGGTAGTAGGTGCCGAGCAGCCGCTCGATATGTGCTTTGGGCAGTGGAAAAAGCCGTACAGCGCTTCCCAAAACAACGCTGATCTCTTCCTCAAAGGTTTCCGGGTCAATATCCGGCCCGCAATATAATTCAAAAACATCCGCTTTGCGCTCTTTGGGAAGAACGCCGTAATGCCAGGCCGTTTCCGCCTTTAGCTTGTGCAGTTCGTCGGTGCTGATGATGATCTCTTCCATATCAGCGAATCAGAAAAGTGAATAATTGATCGTCATACAGGTCATAGCAGCCGAGCGCCCAGTCGCCGGCTAAAAGCAAAAGCAACAGCAGCGCCTGTAAGCCCGCCAGCGGGATGTGATTGCCGCCCGCTTTCCGGATCCGGCTGTATAGTAGCCAGCCCGCAAGGACCAGCAATAGCGAAACCATGTAAAATAATATAAAAGTGAGTACCGGCAACATAAAGGCGGTGCATGCCATGAACGCCATGTCTCCCCAGCCGATAAGGCTGTCCGCAAGCACCACTTTTTTACCCTGTTTCAAAGTGAAGTACAGCTTCACCAGGGCAAATTGCACGACCAGGAACAGCAGGCTCACGGATACCGGCATCAGCACTTCCGAAGGCGGATAGCCGTGGCCCCACTGTAGACCTAAACCGCAAAGTGCGAGCAGCGGGAATACGGGCCAGGATACCGACCGCGTTCTCATGTCCTGTGCCAATACGGTTATTAAAAGCGCGGCAGCCGCTATTTTTAGCAAGAAAAGCACTTTAATCGGGGGTAACTTCTTTGATCGCCTTGTCCTGGTTGATCTCCCAGACGTTAAATTTTCCGTCGCCGTTAAAGTCGGTCACCGAAGTGGCCCGGGCCACGAAGCCGGTGTTGTCGGCCTTAATGATCTCGATGCGGTAATTCGCGGTGCCGGTCTTGTCGTCGGTGACCAGTTTGCGCTGGATAAAGCCGATCTCGGTCATATCCTGTGTGTAACGGGAATGTTCAAAGAAATAACTTTCCTCCAGGGTCTGCAGGTAGGCGAGCTGTGTTTTCGCTTCCGTACTTTTTGTCTTGGTGATCAGCGGCATAAAGGTAGGCAGGGCCAAAAAGATCAATATACCGATGATGACCAGCACAACGAGCACTTCGGTTAATGTAAACGCTTTGACCCTTCGGATCTTGAGCTGCGGTTTAGGTAATTTCATAATCAGGAATTAACCACTAATTTACCGTTTTTTCTCAAAAACAAAGTTTTTTTCTCCGATTTAATCATTAGCCAAGACATCATCGATTTGTTTGGTCCAATTTTTTTAACGGGATGAAACGGGCTACGAGACTTCTTTTTACCGAGTTAAAGTTCCTTTACGAAGGCGTCATTGCGACTCGCGGGACGTTTATTGCGGAGTGTGAATTTGGATAGGCTATCTGCGGTTTCTATCAACAATTAAACAATTATTTGACCGGTATTTAACGTGGCGTGATTCTAAGGTAGCAGTCATCATGTTTGTAAGAAATAGCGATCTTACAGGCGTTCTCAACAATACAAGAACTGAAATCAAAAATCCCCCATATCATAAGGCACCTAAAGGCCAAACAAGCGACAGAACATTTCGTTTAAAACAAGAACCCGACAAAGAAGTGGCACTTGAGGTAATGGCGTTTCATCTTCTTGTGAAATGATTAAAATCTCCTTGGATAAATAGTCACAACTGCGTACATGCATCCACTTTTCTTCCATACCGAAAGATAGTTAAAAATCCTTTCAAAAGAGATTCCATTGAACCTACAAACCCTCAGAGCGCATGTTCGGAAGACCCGAATTGTACGCGGGTCTCTTCCAAAAAGATGTTGCAAAGACAATAGGTGTTTGTGAAGACACAATTGTTGGATGGGAGAGCAAAAGGTCACATCCATAACTGAGATATCACGGAATAATTAGTGCGTTCATTGACTTTTAATTAATCAATACCAAAGCCTGCATATGCGGGCTTTGGTAAAAAAGCGATTATTATTAGTAAGTGTTTTGAACAACTTCTTACAGCAGTTTGAATCTTATTCACATTAATATTGCTATCTCTTAGTTTATTTTTAACCACATGGATATTTAAATATCTACTCTAAAAGAAGTTGGCTTCGAAAATCATCTTAGCAGAAACATAAACGTTATGGAATTGTTAACCGGGGCCTGTAACCGAATATTCAGTGACTAATATCACAGCTTTCGTTATAAAAACGAACCTATAGACCGCGGTAATTATTAATTAATAATGTAATTTATTGTCACATGTTCAATTAGCTTTTCTATAAACCGGTTGCTATCTTTATAATAGAACCCGATACTGCCACTATAATGAAAGTAAAAGAATATGTCGTAATTGTCGAAAAAAAATAAGGGACTATAAGGAGCTTTATGATTTACAATACAGGGTAAAATAGTTAATAAAAATTGTTCCCAATTTTGGCAACTACACGAGCCTTTAAACCCTAATGGAATATCATTTTCATAAAGCATTTTTAAATATTTTCGCGTATCATCTGATTTTTGGTTATCAATTGTATAATCGCTTTTACCCGACTTAATATCCCATGTTTCCAAAGAAAAATCCCACCAATTTGAATTGTATACATAAATGTGGTCAACCGAATTTAAAAAAAGCGTATTAAACATATCAATCATTCCAAAAATAGGATCTGTATCATCGCGTAAATATACTTCAAGATGTTTGCCATCACTGTTTGGTAGAAATTCTAAATTAACCCAAGGAAATGGGAATTTGTTATTCAATATGGATTGTATTATTTTCATATTATTTAATGTAGTTCTTTCCATGGAATAAAAGCTCCAGTGGGACCTTTGTGCTTATTTATAATAAAATCACCGTATTTATCTGCATCCTTGAACCATTCTAAACCAGTTTTTGTCTCACGAAAAACTTTAAAATGGCTTCCCCCATGTCCAAACAAATCTCTTGACCACCACAGTCCGTCAGAAGCACTTTTATAAAACTTTCCGAATAAGTTGTGTTGTTTGACTATAGCGGCTCCCTTTTCGGTAAGGTTCCAAACTTTCCTTGCTTTGCGTAATTCTGATATAAAAGGAATCATGCCTGCAAAACGCCAGCCCCAACCAATCTTTGTGCCATGGGTATCTAATGCATCTTCTCCTGTAAACAATGTATATGTATCGTATCCGAAACCAACTGGAGTAAAACTTATTACAACACCCGTTCCTGTATCAGTTATATCAGCAAATGTATCATCACCAGATTGGCTTTTAATCGTATTACCGGTATGATGATTGACTTTTGGACCAACAACTATAACACCACTTACGCTTTCCTTTTTTTTATCCTGAGTTTTTTTGCCTTTTTTTCCTCCTCCATCAGAAAGGACTTTATTTATTGCTACTCTAACATCAGACATTTTTAAAAAATCTTCTGTCTGCTGGTCCATGTAGTCTTGAGCATTGGTAGGAGTGTCATTGACATCATTAGCATACATACCATCCGGGTCAATATTTATAAGTGGATTATTTTCCACATAGTTATATGGTGACCATCTTCTACTTATTTCCGCAAGAGGGTCAATAGTATTCCATCTCCCAATCACAGGGTCATAAAACCGTGCGCCATAATCGTATTCTGCTAAATCGTCTTGATATTCCTTGTCGTTATATTTGTATTTATTATTAGGTGAAGGTACTAAGTTTTGGGTGTAATTTATCTCCCTGCCAAATGCATAGTTGTCAGTTATCTGCAAAATCTCATCAGTTGTGAGAATTCCATTAGCATTTTTGTCACCAAATACTGCCCTCACATTACCAAGGTGATCTGTAGCGTTATACTCATAAAAATATGTTCCAGATGAGGGCACAACCCTTCCTTCTGGCATATGGATAAATTCTATTGTATTGCCTACATACTCAATGCCGTCGTTGTAGCTCCGTTCTTCACTTACTGCACTATTTAATTTTATTATCCTTCCCAATTTGGTTCCAGCAGCATCGTAAACATAATTAATAACTTTGTTATCCATAGTTATGGTTACATCAGAGGGCAGATTCAGCTCGTTGTAAATAATGCCGGTTACCGTCTTTCTTGTATCACCGGTTAAACTGCCGTTTGAGTTGTAGTTATAGGTCGTTGTCTGACTTTCACTAACCGTTCCGCTATTAACAATGCTTTTTAATCTATTGCTCCGCACCGACGCATCCGTATAGTTATAAAGCATATTATTGAGTACGCTGCCTTCTTTTTTTCTCGTCAGGCCAAGAATGTTGCCCAATTCGTCATACGTGAGACTTTCGTCATATAATCCGTCGCCCGATAGAGAAGCTTTGCTTGCTGCATTGGTAAGTCGGTTAAGCAGATCATAGCTAAAAATGTAACCTTTAACTTCTTGTGTTATCGGCGTTAAAGACGGATTTTTTGTCTGCCATTTTACCGCGCTGATATTACCGTTATATTGCGGCGTGTTGGCGTAGCCAATGGCAGATCGGTCGTAATCCAGCTGCTCGGCAAAGACGTCAAATGTAGCAGGGAATACCGGATCTGTGAGATTAGTTGGATCGTTGATATTTGTCACCCATCCACGCGAATTATAACTGTAATTTATATGCTGCAAAAACGTGCTGCTTGCCGGGTTTGTTGCATCATCAGTGCTATGCAGGTGTTTTACGCTGACTTGTCCTAATTCGTTATAATCAATTTTTGAAATTGATGTTATCGTGCCAGTGTTGGTGGGAGAAATAAATTGCTCTTGTGTCAACACCTGGCGATTTGCGTGGTCGTAAGTATTCCATGTATTAATGGTAATCTGCGCGGGAACCGATAACGGTAAATAATGTTTGCGGGTGGTTAGCAAAGCCAACCCCTGGAAGCTATAAGCGCTTTCTTGCGTGTCGTATTTGTTGTATGCCGCTGTACCTCCCTGGTAATGCTGGCTGATCGTTTTTACAGCCTTGCCATACTGGTCATAATGCATTATGGTGAACAGGTACGTTGTTGTCCCTAAAACGTTAGTCAAAGTAGCCACGGGTAAACCGTTTGGTGCCTTTTCCAAAGTGTCTACTAAAGGATCCGGAGCTGTAAATACTGTTGAACCCGGGTTTACTGATGCATTGCTAATGAAATCATATTTGTCGTAGTAAGTAACTGTAAGTACTTTGTTATTTGTACCCGTACTGATATCCGGCCAGCTTACATGGGTATAGCCATAAAAAGTACTGGCATTAGTAAAAGTTTCATAAAGATTACTAGTATAGGTATCGGCTGTAGTTTGAAGGCTCGATCGGGTAGCAGTCGTGTTGTAATATTTTCCGGTAATCGCTACTCTACCCAAGGCATCGTACTTGGTCACCATCCATATATTACTTAGCTTTTGGTTGGCATCCTGACTCAGGACCACTTGATCCATATTGTTATACACCATATACTGCCAGCCTTGTCCTGGTATTTTCTTTTCGATCATCCGATTTAGTCCATCGTAGTGGTAGGCATAAAAATAGCCGTCAAAAACATTATCTGCCTCAGTAAAAGAAGTTGGAATGGGTACTGCCGGATTACTCCCTGATGCGCTCGGCAACGGTGGGATAACGTAACGGAGGTTACCGAGATCATCATAAATATAATCGGTAGTCAGATAAACACCGACCCCGTTTTGTACCTTTCGGCTTACGATATGCCCCTCATTATCTTTAAGCTCTATAACCGCATTGTGATTTTCATCGAGCGCCTTTATTTTGGTTAATGTGCCCTCTGCATAAGTGGTTGAATACGATGCCCCGCCTGCAATATTTATCTGCCACAGTTTCACAGCGTCAGAGGCAAGGTTTACGCCGTAAGACATAAGTGCAGTATGCGCGCCTCCAATTTTCCAATTCAGTCCAGGTGCACCTTGTTCGATAGGCCGGTTTAATGGAGAAGCTTCGAATTTGGTTTCCGCATAAGCCCTTTCGGTAGCGCTTGGTATGGTCACAACCCCTGCTGGCGGCACGTTATAGAAGGCTTGCTGTGGGCTCGTGCCGGAACGGTAAGCGCCCAAGGTGCCGGTAGTGGGTACGTATGGTAGGTATTTCCTCACCTCCCGCCCGTATAAATCATACAATCTCGGCAGCACAATATCAAAACCAAGCGGGGAAGCCGCTTTCTGGACGGACTGCAGTGGCCTGCTCAACCCGTCTAAATACTCTATCGCTGTCTGTACTTTGTTTTTGTCGGTGGCTGCCATTCTTAAGGCTGCATCACTCGTTACCCCACTGACCCGCAATGTCTTGGTAACTACATAATTTAGGTTAGTGGTTTGAGCGGATACCAATAGGGTAACACAAACGATTAGAGAGGTAAGAACTGTTCTTACCACCATCGCCATAAGCGGCCTTTTATAAATCGTTCCCATTAGTAAATTGTTAAAGTTAGGTCTGAGCTTCCAGAAGTGATATTCACATTGTTAAATGTCGCGGTGCGACCAGTAACAACGGGGCGACTGCCTAGCTGGAAATGTTTGATCTGCGTACCGATGGCACTTATCTGCAAGGTATAGTTATCGTTTGCTGGCACCTGCCCCGTAGAGGTACCGCTGGGCATGTTGAAATACAGCGTCTTTGGGCCTGAAAATCCCGCCTGATACGTTCCCAGGCCAGTCTGATCTTTCATCGTGAAGGTTACATACTGAATTGGGCAGCCGCAAATCGCCGGGTCGTTGGCTTTAGCCTGCCCATTGGTATTGAGGTCATATGTTGCAAGCGCATTGGCCGAAGCTTTTGTAACCGAATAGTAGATATTAGCCGCAACGGAATAGGTGGTTGCGCCCGGGACTGTAAACGGCGGGCAATTATTCCGGGTAAAGGTTGTCACTGGTTGTGCGTCGTTACCAACCGTCATGTTGTAGTTATGATAATCCTGGCTCTTCACAATATTATACTGCCAGTCTTTCGTGTTTTTTAAACGCTGGGCGGGGTCATATTCAAACCGGCTGATCTGCTCTTTCTCGTCAGTCGTCGCAATTAACCCATCTGTGTCGAATGTATAAGTCATCATTTGCGCATCTGCAGGATATGTCTTAAGTTCGTCAATCATAGCTGAACCAGATATGTATAAACTTTGCACAGAGGGGAACGCGGGTATAGCATGTTTATACAATGTCCATCCATTGACGGTCTTCAGCGCGGCACCCGCGTAATTCGAGCCACCTATATACACTGAGACTGCGCCGTTATTACTCCAATACGTTAATGTATGCGGCTTTGTGAAGTCGCCGTCGGACAAACGGACAGAGCCACTGGAAAGCGGCAATACCTTGTGGCCGGTAGGAGCGGATTGTTCCAAAACCGGCACACCGGTAACCGTCCAGTTGCCATTGCCATCTGCTTCAAAGCTTGAATAAGCACTGTTGTGGTTTCCCAATATTGTCGATGTAATGGCGTTTTTGATCTGTGCCACAGGATAGGAATTATTATAATCCCATATGATAGAAGTCGGGCCTGCGTTTCTCGGGGTATATTGAAGCAAACTATTGTCATTATAGATATACTTATTAAACTTTATCATCTGAACATATCTGTTATCCGCGACCATATTATTTGATACCACGGATGCGGGCACAAAGTTGGTCAATGGAACGGAAACAGCAAGTTTGCTGATCTCAGCCGGCAGTACCGCCTGATTTCCTGATTGAAAAAGGTTTAACTGTGCACCTATAACGGCATTAACGCCTATGGAGGCGTTTTTTACGCTATCCCACCTTTCAATTAGTTCCGCTTGCATATTGCTAGCGAGCATTGCATCCAAAACCGAGTGATTTGTAGATGTAGCTGCTCCTATTAAATAATCTGCAGGATATTTGTTTACAGTAACTTTTGTGTTTCCCTTGCTGTCGTTCATTCTGATTCGCGACACTTGGAGATGTTTAAAATTGTCGTATTTATATTCTATGGTCGATGCCTGGAACTTTGTCGTATCATTTTGATCGTAAATCTTTGTCGTTGTCGAAATTGGATAAGTATCGCCAGACACGATATTATAGGCTGCAAATGGCAATGCATTTTCATCACCTGGCACACCGTTAACGGGCGACTCGTACAGAAAGGGTGTTCCTTCTGAATAAGATTGCCACCGTTGTCCTACGATAAGGCCGACATCATTATACGTCGTGTCACGTCCATCTAAAAATGCGCCATAACTATGCAATTCCTCCTTAACTATCTGATATGTACCATCAGATTTATGAAGATAATCCGCTTTTCGCTCCAACTGGCCGCGTTTAAAATATCTGTCTAAAATAACCGGACGGAGCGTGTAGCCCGATGCCCCTGAGTAGGTATTTGCATTAAATTTATAATTGTATTCAGATTTTCCAATGTTGGTTACTGGGTCTCCAATATATTCTGTGACCGAAGTGTAGGTTACTGGATTTCCCTCAGTTGGTGTTAAACTGCTGGACGACTCGGAGTAATACATCCTGACACGTTTGGTTACTCTTTTGGTGGGGTAGTAGGTCATCGATAACGCGCTGTTTACAAAGTACCCGTAATTGATATACCCCGTAACAGGGTTTGTGATAAAATTGGGATAAGCCGTATTATATTTATAAGTTTTTAGCACGGGTACTGCCGTGGCACCAACATAGCTTTCAATCGATTTCAGGCGAAGTCCGCCTACAAAACGGGTTATAGCATTTTCGTCAATATACCGGTTTGTCTCATAAGTAAAGTTCGTAAATCCGCCTGTGGGGTATTGGATCCTTGTTAAAACCCCTGCCTGCATTTTAACGGTGTCCGGATCTCGGCTCGTGGAATCATTACTCCCTATATATCGTAAATAGGGCACGTTGTTGGGCGGCACTCCTACAGAAGGCTGGACACTAATCTGCGTTTTAGGAATCAACGTGTAAGGCGTTATTCCGGGCGCGTCCATTTTACCGTTATAATACCCCCAAAAATCCTTTGAGTATGAATTGTATGTCGGCAATGGCGTATTGTTATAGGTAAAATTGTACTCCTGTACGATACTACCCGCTTTATCCAAAACCTGAATGCCATCAAGTCTCAAACGTCCTACTGCGCCGCTCATAACGGAAAAGTAACTCTTTTTGAAAACAATACTTTTTTGAGGGCGGCTCTCGTATTGCTTAATATTAAAATCGTAAGCAAATACCTGTATGGTATCGAGCGAATAGGATTGAATGCCGGGGAGATCTGTTCGTGGGGTCGATGATATTTTAAATACTACCTTACCTGTTTTAAAAAAGATCTCTTTTGGATCCTGTTCGTCCACCGTTGACGAAGTGTTGCTTTGGTATGCCATCCAGTTGTTATTTAAATGTGACGGCCCTGCCATATCGGCATCCATATCTTCAACGGGATAGGACTGGCCCGTTTGATCCGGGAGGTTAAGACTTTGTTTGCGATAGGTAAAGCTGATCGTATCGTGCTTATTTTGCGATACCATCTTTTCAAGCATCCAGGACGTTGTCGCATCTTCACCGGGGCGGCTTGAAGTACTGGTTGTATGGGAAGCCTCCCGATACGTATTGCCCAAAATATAACTATCACCATGTTCATTAAGCACAGAGAACTTTGCCGTATCCAAATCGGGGCGTGTCGCGGTATTTTTTATCAAGAGCGGTGACCAGGGGATCATTTCAATTTTGTAGCCCGTTATCGGGGTCCCATTCATCCCGTTAAAAAAAAACTTACCACTATATCCTGGCAAATCATAACTATAAATATCAGGACGGTCATCATTGCTTTTATTTGCTACCGTTCCATAAAGGTATTGCACATCGCTCCATTGAGTTGTATGGATAGAGATAGCTTTCCGGTAGTATCGGAAATATCCACCCGTAGCGGCGTCATCAGGTAGGCCATACACCGTTCTGGAAATGCTGCCGCCGGAACTTAACGACCATCCTAAGCCAACCCATGTAGCAGCCTGATCCACCTTTACGCCTGAGGCGTGGTACGACAGCGTTATTGGAACTTGTAATCCGCCGGATTCGACTGTATAAAGTGGTATAGAAATACCCGGCAAGCCACTGGAAAGGTTGGTCGGGTAGTCTCCGTACTTCGTAAAAGAAGCGGCTGCAGGGGATTTGCTGAACACGTTAGGAATAAAATTCTCATTGGATTGAGCCATGAGATTCAGAGAAAGAAAACAGGATAGTATTAATATACTAATGCGGTTTAGGTACATCATGATTTAGGTTTGGCGTAATTGGAATTAGGACGACAATATTAATTTAGGCGTTTATGCTCGTGCGAGCTCAGTCGTCTTATTGAAAAGGATAAAAGGCCGATTTTTTGTGCGGAATTCATTTTTATGTGTTATGGTTTGTAGGTCTTTAAAGATATACATTTTGCGGATTAATTAACAAGCAATTTCAAATATTTAATAAGCTTTTATACGCATGAACTCAGTGAATTTTGAGAGGCTACCTTACCAATTGTTGGCGACCCTGTAAGGGGCGACATCATTGACTGTTATATACAAAGTTATGCAGTACGTTCCTTGATGGCGACAGGAACTGTGTCAGTACAGGTATTCTCTGATACAAGATTACCAGCGAGGGAAGCCCCGCAAAGAGAAACGGAATAAATGGACGCATGTTGCGGATTGCGGGTTTATGCTTTAAAAGGCGATTTCTGGAGATAAACTATGATAACCAGTGGCGATCTGGTCCGGCCATTTCTAGCGCTCTATTGCCCGATAGCGATATCAAGGTTGTCGAGGCTTAAGCCGTTACAATGTTCAATGGCGGACTTTTGATCATGACATCATGATTTCAAAAAATAACCGTCAGTGGTTTGATTTTTAAAAAAAAGGCATTATTTTAGGGATGCCGTATTCGTATGAATACGTAACCAACCAACCCATATCACAAATGACACTTTTAACAAAGCAACGCGTTGTCGTTTCTGTCCGCGCTTTCGCATCCGTACCGGGATATTCAAAGAAGCTCCTTTTCGTTATCAGATTATTCAATTTGCATTCTAACAACTACCTGCGGGGACTGCGGCTCTTATATGTACTCCTGCTTATTTTCTTCCAGGCAGCATGTGCCTACGGGCAGAATGCGACAGTCAATGTGAATTCCGTTGCTTCGCCGTCCGCAAATGCAGCTTCAGCGTTAAACAGCTCCCAGAATTATAAGGTAAATCTGTACAGCGGCCAGCTGCAGTACGAAGCTGCAATTACTAAATTAAAGTTTGCCGGCATAGACATTCCGATCAGCGTTTCTTATAAAGCGTCGGGCGTTAAAGTGCAGGAGCTGCAGAGCATAACGGGCACTTCCTGGAAACTAAACGCAGGCGGGCTTATCGGACGCTATGTCCAAGGCCTGCCGGACGAACATGCCAACGGCTATTGCGGGGCCAACCGGATCGGGGGGAACAACTATGTGGCAGCTACCACGACCTATGCCGTAAATGCCATAAATAACGACAATACAAAGACCACCTGGGACACCGAGCCTGATCAGTTCTTTTTTAGTTTTTTGAACTTCTCGGGGATCTTTATGCTTGATCCAGATGGCCGGCCCGTGTTGAAATCATCCTACGGTTTAAAAATTATCTACAGCCCCTTTGACCGAACCACAGGCAGGGCAGCGGGCGGACAGGAACAATGGATTATAAAGGACCGTCAGGGGAACAGCTATTATTTTGGCAGCGGCGCAACGGAAACAAGCGTAGTAACCAATAAGGGGCAAAATGCCGTTAATGCATTCACTAAAACCTTCATATCAGGATGGTATCTGAGCAAGATAATAACTACAGACAATCAGATCATTAATTTTTCCTATCAAAGCACTTCCGGGCAGTCATATACCAATTACCTGAATGTGGTCATGTATTATGTCGAAAACAACCAGACGAAATCAAAAGCC includes:
- a CDS encoding DUF6443 domain-containing protein; translated protein: MGTIYKRPLMAMVVRTVLTSLIVCVTLLVSAQTTNLNYVVTKTLRVSGVTSDAALRMAATDKNKVQTAIEYLDGLSRPLQSVQKAASPLGFDIVLPRLYDLYGREVRKYLPYVPTTGTLGAYRSGTSPQQAFYNVPPAGVVTIPSATERAYAETKFEASPLNRPIEQGAPGLNWKIGGAHTALMSYGVNLASDAVKLWQINIAGGASYSTTYAEGTLTKIKALDENHNAVIELKDNEGHIVSRKVQNGVGVYLTTDYIYDDLGNLRYVIPPLPSASGSNPAVPIPTSFTEADNVFDGYFYAYHYDGLNRMIEKKIPGQGWQYMVYNNMDQVVLSQDANQKLSNIWMVTKYDALGRVAITGKYYNTTATRSSLQTTADTYTSNLYETFTNASTFYGYTHVSWPDISTGTNNKVLTVTYYDKYDFISNASVNPGSTVFTAPDPLVDTLEKAPNGLPVATLTNVLGTTTYLFTIMHYDQYGKAVKTISQHYQGGTAAYNKYDTQESAYSFQGLALLTTRKHYLPLSVPAQITINTWNTYDHANRQVLTQEQFISPTNTGTITSISKIDYNELGQVSVKHLHSTDDATNPASSTFLQHINYSYNSRGWVTNINDPTNLTDPVFPATFDVFAEQLDYDRSAIGYANTPQYNGNISAVKWQTKNPSLTPITQEVKGYIFSYDLLNRLTNAASKASLSGDGLYDESLTYDELGNILGLTRKKEGSVLNNMLYNYTDASVRSNRLKSIVNSGTVSESQTTTYNYNSNGSLTGDTRKTVTGIIYNELNLPSDVTITMDNKVINYVYDAAGTKLGRIIKLNSAVSEERSYNDGIEYVGNTIEFIHMPEGRVVPSSGTYFYEYNATDHLGNVRAVFGDKNANGILTTDEILQITDNYAFGREINYTQNLVPSPNNKYKYNDKEYQDDLAEYDYGARFYDPVIGRWNTIDPLAEISRRWSPYNYVENNPLINIDPDGMYANDVNDTPTNAQDYMDQQTEDFLKMSDVRVAINKVLSDGGGKKGKKTQDKKKESVSGVIVVGPKVNHHTGNTIKSQSGDDTFADITDTGTGVVISFTPVGFGYDTYTLFTGEDALDTHGTKIGWGWRFAGMIPFISELRKARKVWNLTEKGAAIVKQHNLFGKFYKSASDGLWWSRDLFGHGGSHFKVFRETKTGLEWFKDADKYGDFIINKHKGPTGAFIPWKELH
- a CDS encoding type IV pilin protein; the protein is MKLPKPQLKIRRVKAFTLTEVLVVLVIIGILIFLALPTFMPLITKTKSTEAKTQLAYLQTLEESYFFEHSRYTQDMTEIGFIQRKLVTDDKTGTANYRIEIIKADNTGFVARATSVTDFNGDGKFNVWEINQDKAIKEVTPD
- a CDS encoding GspE/PulE family protein, whose amino-acid sequence is MEEIIISTDELHKLKAETAWHYGVLPKERKADVFELYCGPDIDPETFEEEISVVLGSAVRLFPLPKAHIERLLGTYYQRAGNGQPGETGAKSDNFLRKLIAEARRLRSSDIHIETYENKCRVRMRIDGLLVERHLVAQADYPSLVNIIKVEANLDIAEKRLPQDGRMSFESPEAKFDIRVSVLPTLHGEKVVLRLLNNDAADISLDRLGFSGRDLDNYLQGVKRPNGLLLISGPTGSGKTTTLYATLKLLNQETRNVLTIEDPIEYTLDGINQTQLKESIGLTFGAALRTFLRQDPDVIMVGEIRDQDTANMAIRAAMTGHLVLSTIHTNSAWGTVNRLIDMGVPAFMLSGTLNTSVAQRLVRLLCPACKKQVTFDPAVFPAHFKLPRAISTCYKAAGCSECFYTGYKGRKAIYEVIPIDAELSAEIKKGNQQVTDLLKARGIGTLAENAFTLFCDGATSAEEIYPLLFNF
- a CDS encoding DUF5977 domain-containing protein; the protein is MMYLNRISILILSCFLSLNLMAQSNENFIPNVFSKSPAAASFTKYGDYPTNLSSGLPGISIPLYTVESGGLQVPITLSYHASGVKVDQAATWVGLGWSLSSGGSISRTVYGLPDDAATGGYFRYYRKAISIHTTQWSDVQYLYGTVANKSNDDRPDIYSYDLPGYSGKFFFNGMNGTPITGYKIEMIPWSPLLIKNTATRPDLDTAKFSVLNEHGDSYILGNTYREASHTTSTSSRPGEDATTSWMLEKMVSQNKHDTISFTYRKQSLNLPDQTGQSYPVEDMDADMAGPSHLNNNWMAYQSNTSSTVDEQDPKEIFFKTGKVVFKISSTPRTDLPGIQSYSLDTIQVFAYDFNIKQYESRPQKSIVFKKSYFSVMSGAVGRLRLDGIQVLDKAGSIVQEYNFTYNNTPLPTYNSYSKDFWGYYNGKMDAPGITPYTLIPKTQISVQPSVGVPPNNVPYLRYIGSNDSTSRDPDTVKMQAGVLTRIQYPTGGFTNFTYETNRYIDENAITRFVGGLRLKSIESYVGATAVPVLKTYKYNTAYPNFITNPVTGYINYGYFVNSALSMTYYPTKRVTKRVRMYYSESSSSLTPTEGNPVTYTSVTEYIGDPVTNIGKSEYNYKFNANTYSGASGYTLRPVILDRYFKRGQLERKADYLHKSDGTYQIVKEELHSYGAFLDGRDTTYNDVGLIVGQRWQSYSEGTPFLYESPVNGVPGDENALPFAAYNIVSGDTYPISTTTKIYDQNDTTKFQASTIEYKYDNFKHLQVSRIRMNDSKGNTKVTVNKYPADYLIGAATSTNHSVLDAMLASNMQAELIERWDSVKNASIGVNAVIGAQLNLFQSGNQAVLPAEISKLAVSVPLTNFVPASVVSNNMVADNRYVQMIKFNKYIYNDNSLLQYTPRNAGPTSIIWDYNNSYPVAQIKNAITSTILGNHNSAYSSFEADGNGNWTVTGVPVLEQSAPTGHKVLPLSSGSVRLSDGDFTKPHTLTYWSNNGAVSVYIGGSNYAGAALKTVNGWTLYKHAIPAFPSVQSLYISGSAMIDELKTYPADAQMMTYTFDTDGLIATTDEKEQISRFEYDPAQRLKNTKDWQYNIVKSQDYHNYNMTVGNDAQPVTTFTRNNCPPFTVPGATTYSVAANIYYSVTKASANALATYDLNTNGQAKANDPAICGCPIQYVTFTMKDQTGLGTYQAGFSGPKTLYFNMPSGTSTGQVPANDNYTLQISAIGTQIKHFQLGSRPVVTGRTATFNNVNITSGSSDLTLTIY